Proteins found in one Triticum urartu cultivar G1812 chromosome 4, Tu2.1, whole genome shotgun sequence genomic segment:
- the LOC125554899 gene encoding uncharacterized protein LOC125554899, with protein sequence MLVATGEPLANRGALDRHSAAGYRLTALRTVTNMPAPKGTRRSLVLRTVERCKSGTGRSGGAASAVAAGRFSVYVGAERERFMVRTDCANHPLFRRLLDDAEREYGYASQGPLALPCDVGTFLGVLWQMDHGHHHHDDDDSAGGEEIREAASPICGLLLGGRGKCRAAGYRRMLSRAKTSWATGQQLLPRFTLGS encoded by the coding sequence ATGCTAGTGGCGACTGGCGAGCCTCTTGCAAACCGGGGTGCGCTCGATCGTCATTCAGCTGCGGGGTACAGGCTGACCGCTCTGCGCACGGTGACCAACATGCCAGCACCCAAGGGGACGAGGAGGAGCCTCGTACTGAGGACCGTGGAGCGGTGCAAGTCCGGGACCGGGCGAAGCGGCGGCGCAGCGTCGGCGGTGGCCGCCGGGCGCTTCTCGGTGTACGTCGGGGCGGAGCGGGAGCGGTTCATGGTGCGCACCGACTGCGCCAACCACCCGCTGTTCCGGCGGCTCCTCGACGACGCCGAGCGCGAGTACGGGTACGCGTCGCAGGGCCCGCTCGCGCTGCCGTGCGACGTCGGCACGTTCCTCGGCGTCCTGTGGCAGATGGACCACGGACACCACCACCACGACGACGACGACAGTGCCGGCGGCGAGGAGATCCGGGAGGCGGCGTCGCCGATATGCGGCTTGCTGCTGGGTGGCCGCGGCAAGTGCCGGGCGGCTGGGTACCGCCGGATGCTCAGCCGGGCGAAGACGTCGTGGGCCACCGGGCAGCAGCTTCTCCCACGGTTCACACTTGGCAGTTAG